One Gammaproteobacteria bacterium CG11_big_fil_rev_8_21_14_0_20_46_22 genomic window carries:
- the ampG gene encoding muropeptide transporter AmpG (in Escherichia coli this protein is a permease involved in peptidoglycan recycling; member of major facilitator superfamily; MFS; inner membrane protein): protein MLGFAENCDSGYTAPMKQALWQRNTVWLNLFLGFSSGLPLALIGGTLQAWLTEAHVSLVDIGFFSLVGAAYTFKFLWSPLLDKWAWPFMDRRRSWMLVAQIGLIVGLLLLAIQNPAKHLWAVAVFSVWIAFASATQDTAIDAYRTDLLQAEERGVASAMLVCGYRLALILSGGLALIMAQYWGWRVTYIIMAACMLVGVCLSFFAPHARFDKAPALSWHDAVAKPFFEFFMRSYAVWILLFVVLYKLCDAFALSFISTFLLRGVGFDLATVGTVFKIYGVIAIIVGMYLGGYCLPRFGLFRSLLYFGLFQGGSNALLMLLAYVGKNYALLVISVSVDNLAAGMGTAAFMAFLMGLCDHRFTATQYALLSALSAVGRVFVGPVAGEVAHYFGWVTFFFISVVLMVPALGLLLYLRRRLSFEAEAIRAT, encoded by the coding sequence GTGTTGGGGTTTGCCGAGAATTGTGACTCGGGTTACACTGCCCCCATGAAACAGGCACTTTGGCAACGCAACACAGTTTGGCTCAATCTCTTTCTCGGGTTTTCCTCAGGGTTGCCTTTGGCGCTGATTGGTGGCACCTTGCAGGCCTGGCTGACTGAGGCGCATGTAAGCCTTGTGGATATTGGTTTTTTTTCCTTAGTGGGCGCCGCCTACACCTTTAAGTTTCTTTGGTCACCTTTGTTGGATAAATGGGCCTGGCCGTTTATGGATCGCAGGCGTTCGTGGATGTTGGTCGCGCAAATCGGGCTTATCGTCGGTCTTCTCTTACTAGCTATTCAAAACCCAGCCAAGCATTTGTGGGCTGTGGCCGTTTTTTCAGTGTGGATTGCGTTTGCCTCGGCTACGCAAGATACGGCGATTGACGCGTATCGTACCGACCTGTTGCAAGCCGAGGAGCGCGGGGTGGCTTCAGCGATGTTGGTTTGCGGTTACCGTTTAGCCTTGATTTTATCTGGTGGGTTAGCCTTGATCATGGCCCAGTATTGGGGCTGGCGTGTGACGTACATCATCATGGCTGCGTGCATGCTCGTCGGCGTTTGTCTGTCGTTTTTTGCGCCACATGCCCGTTTTGACAAAGCCCCTGCGCTATCTTGGCACGATGCTGTGGCTAAGCCGTTTTTCGAGTTCTTCATGCGCTCGTATGCAGTGTGGATTTTGCTCTTTGTGGTTTTGTATAAGCTTTGTGATGCCTTTGCCTTGTCGTTTATCTCGACCTTTTTGCTGCGTGGCGTGGGCTTTGATTTAGCCACGGTCGGTACGGTGTTTAAAATCTATGGTGTGATCGCCATCATTGTGGGCATGTACTTAGGCGGTTATTGCCTGCCTCGTTTTGGTTTGTTTCGTTCTTTGCTGTATTTTGGCCTGTTTCAAGGGGGCTCAAATGCTTTGTTGATGCTGTTAGCTTATGTCGGTAAAAACTATGCCTTGTTGGTGATCAGTGTCAGTGTGGATAATCTAGCGGCAGGCATGGGTACGGCGGCCTTTATGGCTTTTTTGATGGGGCTGTGCGATCATCGTTTTACGGCAACACAGTATGCGCTGTTGTCGGCCTTGTCTGCGGTAGGGCGTGTGTTTGTCGGCCCCGTGGCCGGTGAGGTGGCGCATTATTTTGGTTGGGTGACATTTTTCTTCATTAGCGTAGTGTTAATGGTGCCGGCGTTGGGCTTGCTGCTTTACTTGCGCCGTCGTTTAAGTTTTGAAGCAGAGGCCATTCGTGCCACATAA
- a CDS encoding bifunctional 3,4-dihydroxy-2-butanone-4-phosphate synthase/GTP cyclohydrolase II, whose product MNERLKRVENALAVLKEGGKVLLCDHESRENEGDVIVAAEFATPEAIQFMAQKACGLICLALDEQYIEKFRLNPMAPKNNSRHQTAFTVSIGARKGTTTGISAHDRSHTVLTVVDDASNPEDIVSPGHLFPLKAEKHGVFVREGHTEGSVDLMRLAGLKPAAVICEVMGEDGHMAKGDALVNFAKAHKLPVLSVADVLAYRLFHEARAEYIAQANLPTHEFGAFKVHAFKDRITGVDHLAIVAGELASIKKSLVRVHSSCVTGDIFSSQRCDCGEQLAVALDKIQAEGGVLLYLNQEGRGIGLANKIKAYALQEQGLDTIEANHQLGFPADMRSFSIAADMLKHLGVKKIALMTNNPRKLEELSDYGLEVVERVPLEIDAHENNKAYLKAKKQKLGHFLSRA is encoded by the coding sequence ATGAATGAACGATTAAAGCGTGTAGAAAATGCCTTGGCTGTTTTAAAGGAAGGCGGCAAAGTGTTGCTATGTGATCATGAAAGTCGTGAGAATGAGGGGGACGTGATCGTTGCGGCTGAATTTGCGACACCTGAAGCGATTCAATTTATGGCGCAAAAAGCCTGTGGTTTAATTTGCTTAGCGTTGGATGAGCAGTATATTGAAAAATTTCGCTTAAACCCGATGGCGCCTAAAAATAATAGCCGACACCAAACGGCGTTTACGGTGTCGATTGGTGCCAGAAAGGGCACTACGACCGGTATTTCGGCACACGATCGTTCACACACGGTTTTAACCGTGGTGGATGACGCTTCGAACCCTGAAGACATTGTGTCTCCTGGGCATCTTTTCCCATTAAAAGCTGAAAAGCACGGCGTGTTTGTTCGAGAAGGTCATACGGAAGGCAGTGTGGATTTAATGCGCTTGGCCGGCTTAAAACCTGCTGCGGTGATTTGTGAGGTGATGGGTGAGGATGGTCACATGGCGAAAGGCGATGCTTTAGTAAACTTTGCCAAGGCGCACAAGCTTCCGGTTTTATCGGTGGCTGATGTGCTTGCGTATCGTTTATTTCATGAGGCGCGCGCAGAATACATTGCACAAGCCAATCTGCCCACGCATGAGTTTGGCGCGTTTAAAGTTCATGCTTTTAAAGATCGCATCACGGGTGTTGATCACCTGGCGATTGTCGCCGGTGAGCTAGCGTCGATAAAAAAATCTTTGGTGCGTGTGCATTCTTCTTGCGTGACGGGTGATATTTTCTCAAGCCAGCGTTGTGATTGCGGTGAGCAGTTGGCGGTGGCCTTGGATAAAATACAAGCCGAAGGGGGGGTGTTGTTGTATTTAAACCAAGAAGGGCGCGGCATTGGTTTGGCTAACAAAATCAAAGCCTACGCCTTACAGGAGCAGGGTTTGGATACGATCGAAGCGAATCACCAATTGGGTTTTCCGGCAGACATGCGCTCGTTTTCTATTGCAGCGGATATGTTAAAGCACCTGGGTGTGAAAAAAATTGCACTAATGACCAATAACCCAAGAAAGCTTGAAGAGCTTTCGGATTACGGGCTTGAGGTCGTTGAGCGAGTTCCTTTAGAAATCGATGCGCATGAAAATAATAAAGCGTATTTGAAGGCTAAGAAGCAAAAGCTTGGTCATTTTTTGAGTCGGGCTTAG
- the ribD gene encoding riboflavin biosynthesis protein RibD, producing the protein MMYTHEKWMQKTLTLAEAGRLTVSPNPMVACLVVKDGKLIAQAYHQKAGQSHAEALALDLAGEQANGATLYINLEPCCHQGRTPPCVDRVIASGVSRVVCATQDPNPLVSGQGIAALKAASIDVIEGVLENEARTLNQFFFHAMIMQRPYVIAKWAMSLDGQTICADTDDCFITGEKSQQHVHQQRAMVDAILIGANTLIRDNPQLTVRLTATEKQPLRVVIAERGGLPLDARLFNDAYAFNTLVYLPSGEAELASSLQKKDVQVCLIAPDPLTVLKDLHKRHIRSLYIEGGAKTHKKFIAADLVDEYHCYIAPVIVANLPKKTCVLPLVAEALGDDVFISAKIKRSD; encoded by the coding sequence ATGATGTACACGCACGAAAAGTGGATGCAAAAAACATTAACGTTGGCTGAAGCGGGGCGTTTAACCGTTTCGCCGAACCCGATGGTGGCCTGTTTGGTGGTCAAGGATGGAAAGTTAATTGCACAAGCCTACCATCAAAAAGCGGGTCAGTCTCACGCGGAAGCTTTGGCGTTGGATTTGGCTGGTGAGCAAGCCAATGGCGCGACGTTGTATATCAATCTCGAGCCGTGTTGCCATCAAGGACGTACGCCTCCCTGTGTTGACCGTGTAATAGCCTCTGGTGTCTCACGCGTGGTTTGTGCGACACAGGACCCCAATCCACTCGTGTCAGGTCAGGGTATTGCGGCTTTAAAAGCGGCAAGCATAGACGTTATCGAGGGTGTGCTGGAAAACGAAGCTCGCACGCTCAATCAGTTTTTTTTTCACGCTATGATAATGCAAAGACCTTACGTCATTGCAAAATGGGCCATGAGCTTAGACGGTCAAACGATCTGCGCGGATACGGACGATTGCTTTATTACGGGCGAAAAGAGCCAGCAACATGTGCATCAGCAGCGAGCAATGGTCGATGCGATTCTTATTGGTGCGAACACATTGATTCGTGACAACCCACAACTCACGGTTCGCTTAACTGCTACCGAAAAACAGCCTTTGCGTGTTGTTATCGCTGAGCGTGGTGGCTTGCCACTCGATGCGCGCTTGTTTAATGATGCGTACGCTTTTAATACGTTAGTCTATCTGCCCAGTGGCGAAGCCGAGCTTGCATCAAGCCTTCAAAAAAAAGATGTCCAAGTCTGTTTGATCGCGCCAGATCCACTGACTGTTTTAAAAGACTTGCACAAAAGGCATATTCGCAGTCTTTACATTGAAGGTGGTGCGAAGACGCATAAAAAATTTATCGCAGCTGATTTGGTGGACGAATATCATTGTTATATTGCACCTGTGATTGTGGCGAATTTGCCGAAAAAAACGTGCGTATTGCCGTTAGTGGCTGAAGCATTAGGTGACGATGTTTTTATATCTGCCAAAATAAAAAGGAGCGATTAA
- a CDS encoding riboflavin synthase: MFTGIVNHTGIVQLVEQGDKLIRLKVSPQAQWQDIELGESIAINGVCLTVTAFDEKTFLVDVVPETLRCTTLGDLVVGSIVNLERALLPTTRMGGHFVQGHIDATTEILDIHDEGEAWMARFNLPKSLAPYIVHKGFIAIDGMSLTIAACDESTFSITFIPHTQAVSIVKYYKPGCRVNIEVDLVAKYIEKQYGKYHE; encoded by the coding sequence ATGTTTACAGGTATTGTGAACCACACAGGTATTGTGCAGCTGGTTGAGCAGGGCGACAAGCTCATTAGGCTTAAGGTGTCACCTCAAGCGCAATGGCAAGACATCGAGTTAGGTGAAAGTATCGCCATTAATGGCGTGTGCTTAACGGTGACAGCCTTTGACGAAAAAACTTTTTTGGTGGACGTAGTGCCAGAAACACTGCGCTGCACAACTTTGGGTGATTTGGTGGTGGGGTCGATAGTCAATCTTGAGCGGGCATTATTGCCCACGACGCGTATGGGCGGGCATTTTGTCCAAGGCCATATAGATGCAACGACAGAAATTTTAGATATTCACGATGAGGGCGAGGCCTGGATGGCCCGATTTAACCTGCCAAAATCTCTGGCTCCATACATCGTGCATAAAGGCTTTATTGCGATTGATGGCATGAGTTTGACGATTGCAGCCTGTGATGAATCCACATTCTCGATCACCTTCATTCCACATACGCAAGCGGTGAGTATCGTCAAGTACTACAAACCTGGGTGCCGTGTGAATATTGAAGTTGATTTAGTCGCAAAATACATTGAAAAACAGTATGGAAAATACCATGAATGA
- a CDS encoding SAM-dependent methyltransferase produces MITIILQQKKVRPIWHGHPWIFPKAIESMSGSPKVGELVNVLDAKQQPIGVGVFNPHSLYRVRMLSYAYETFDQSSVDSIIHHRLIEALSLRQQLNLPNPSTTAYRLFNSEGDGLSGLVIDVYNDIAVVSSSAYWAEQHRNMIEALISQCLPNTAILWRPQEKALKQDGWTLLKSSKPDENVIRTVHEKNITYEISFQHTQKTGLFLDQSENHQVVANLSKGKRVLDLYCYSGGFALHAAKSGASKVTAIDSSVDAIGLGKKNAELNHVNIEWICDDVNKHLSKAQEYDIVILDPPKLVPSRQHLEKATQHYRRLHEQVFQAMKPNSLLFTCNCSSAMTWDLFTAMLRDAATASKKRIRCLGKYSASPDHPTLPAFPEGEYLRAVLLSVM; encoded by the coding sequence ATGATCACTATTATTCTACAGCAAAAGAAAGTTAGACCCATTTGGCATGGCCACCCCTGGATTTTCCCAAAGGCTATTGAATCAATGAGCGGTTCACCCAAGGTTGGCGAGCTGGTTAATGTCCTTGATGCTAAACAACAACCCATCGGGGTAGGCGTTTTCAATCCCCACTCACTTTATCGTGTGCGCATGCTAAGCTATGCCTATGAAACCTTTGATCAAAGCAGTGTTGACTCGATCATTCATCATCGATTAATCGAGGCACTCTCACTACGCCAACAATTAAACCTACCCAACCCATCAACAACAGCTTACCGCCTATTTAACAGTGAAGGCGATGGCCTATCAGGTCTTGTGATCGACGTTTACAATGACATTGCAGTCGTTTCAAGCTCGGCATATTGGGCTGAACAACACAGAAACATGATAGAAGCATTAATAAGCCAATGCCTACCTAACACTGCTATCCTTTGGCGCCCACAAGAAAAAGCCTTAAAACAAGATGGCTGGACCTTATTGAAATCAAGCAAACCTGATGAAAACGTTATCCGCACAGTTCACGAAAAAAATATTACTTACGAAATCTCTTTTCAGCACACACAAAAAACAGGTTTATTTCTCGACCAGAGCGAAAATCACCAAGTTGTCGCCAATCTGTCAAAAGGCAAGCGTGTACTCGACTTATACTGCTACTCAGGCGGCTTTGCCCTACACGCCGCAAAGTCTGGTGCAAGCAAAGTGACGGCAATTGATAGCTCAGTCGATGCGATTGGCCTGGGTAAAAAAAATGCTGAACTGAACCATGTTAACATTGAGTGGATCTGTGATGACGTTAATAAACACTTATCAAAAGCACAAGAATACGACATTGTGATTCTTGACCCACCCAAGCTTGTACCTTCACGCCAACATCTAGAGAAAGCCACTCAACACTACCGCCGACTGCACGAGCAAGTCTTTCAAGCGATGAAGCCAAACAGCCTGCTTTTTACCTGTAACTGCTCATCAGCCATGACTTGGGATTTGTTTACAGCCATGTTGCGCGATGCTGCGACAGCGTCCAAAAAACGTATACGTTGCTTAGGTAAATACAGTGCGAGCCCAGACCATCCTACGCTGCCCGCCTTTCCTGAAGGGGAATATTTGCGTGCTGTGCTACTAAGTGTTATGTAA